GCCTTGGGCTGGACGGCACCGTCTTCGAAGGTGAAGGATTTCCACTCGCCGCTCGGCTGTTTCAACCACCACACCGGGTAGTCGAACAGGCTGTCGGCGTGTTCGGTGTCCGCCTGGATTTTCACCCAGCCACGAACACCAAAGGCGCCGCGGACGAACCCCATTACCACCAGATCTGCGTCACGCATGCGCCTTGCTTCCGTACTGTCCGAACAAAAAATCAGGCAGCTTTGGACTGCTCTTTCAGCAGCTTGGCAACAGCGTCGGACACCTGGGCGCCAACACCGATCCAGTGGTTTACGCGGTCCATGGCCAGACGAACGCGTTCCTGCTTGTCGTTGGCTACGGCGTTGTAGAAGCCCAGACGCTCGATGAAGCGGCCGTCACGACGGTTGCGGGAGTCGGTTACAACTACGTTGTAGAACGGACGGTTCTTGGAACCGCCGCGAGACAGGCGAATAACTACCATTGTCGATTATCCCTAAAAATTCGGATTCGTAGAAAAGCCCCCGATTCTATGGCATTTTTCCCTTACGCTGCAAGTGCTTATTGGGGTGCCTGCGCAGCGGGCTGCTGCCATAGTTGCTTGGTGACGATAGTGAGCGCGCGATCCTCGGGGTGAACCTGCACCACAAAGCCCAGCCGGGTCATCAGTTTGAGCATGCCCTTGTTGCCGGCCAGCACCTCGCCCACCATCACTTTCAGCCCCTGTTCGCGTGCGGCGTCGAACAGCGCGTTCATCAGGATCACGCCGATGCCCTTGCCCTGCCAGTGGTCGGCCACTTCCAGCGCGAACTCGCAGCTTTCGTTGTCCGGGTCGGTGACGTAGCGCGCCACCGCCAGCTGCTCTTCCACACCGTCGGCCTCGCGTATCATCGCCAGCGCCATCTCGCGGTCGTAGTCGAGCTGGGTGAAGCGCACCAGCATGGATTGCGACAGCTGCTTGATGCTGGACATGTAGCGGTTGTAGCGGCTTTCCTCCGACAGGTTGCGCACGAACTCCTGCTGCATGTGCGCGTCCTCCGGCCGCACCGGGCGGATGATCACCGGCGTGCCGTCCTTCAGCATCGAGCAATGCACCATGTGCATCGGGTACGGCATGATGGCCATGTGGCCGTACGGTTTGCCGCGCGCCGCGGCCTCCAGCTGCACGATGATGCGCGCGTCCAGCGCCAGCACGCCCTGCTCGTCCGCCATCAGCGGATTGATATCCATCTCGCGCACTTCCGGCAGCTCGCACACCAGCTCGGACACATGCAGCAGCACGCTCTTGAGCGCTTCCATGTCCACCGCCGGCATGTTCTTGAACGGCCCCAGCACCTTGCCGATGCGCGTCTTGTCTATCATGCGCTCCACCAGGTAATGGTTGACCGGCGGCAGGCTCAGCGCGCGGTCCTGCATCACTTCCACCGCAATGCCGCCGGCGCCGAAGGTGATTACCGGCCCGAACGAGGCATCGTGGGTCACCCCCACCATCAGCTCGCGGGCATTGCGCCGCTTGCGCATCGACTGCACCGAGATGCCCTCGATGCGTGCATCCGGCCGTGCGGCCTGCGCCCGCGCCAGTATCGCGGCGTGCGCCTCGCGCAGGCTGGCTTCATTGGCGATGTTCAGCTCCACCCCGCCCACGTCGGACTTGTAGATGATGTCGGGCGAATCGATCTTCAGCACTACCGGGTAGCCGATGTCTGCGGCCAACCTTGCCGCCTCGTCGGCGTCGCGCGCCAGGCGGGTGGCGTTGACCGGGATATTGAACGCCGCCAGTACCTGCTTGCTTTCGCGCTCGGATAGCACCGCCCGCCCCTGCTGCTGCGCGGCGGCAATCACCGCGCGTGCGCCGGATACGTCCGGCAACACCTGGGCGCCTTCCAGCGGCGCCGGCGTCTGCAGCAGCATCTGCTGGTTGTGGTGGTAGGAGGCCAGGTTGCGGAATACCTCGATGGCGAACTCCGGCGCACGGAAGTGCGCGCACTTGGCCTTGGAAAACAGCTCGCGGCTTTCCGACACCTTGGCGTCGCCCAGCCAGGACAGGAACATCGGCTTGGTGGTTTCGCGCTGCAGGCCCA
This Vogesella sp. LIG4 DNA region includes the following protein-coding sequences:
- the rpsP gene encoding 30S ribosomal protein S16; this translates as MVVIRLSRGGSKNRPFYNVVVTDSRNRRDGRFIERLGFYNAVANDKQERVRLAMDRVNHWIGVGAQVSDAVAKLLKEQSKAA
- a CDS encoding bifunctional acetate--CoA ligase family protein/GNAT family N-acetyltransferase — translated: MKPHYLSPLFSPRNVAVIGASDTPGSVGQAVFANLLAGNFQGKLYPVNLNHKVVGGIPAQPSVKLIEGPVDMAVVTTALRSLPAIVKDCGKKGVKGILLAKDFADSEEQERAALADALSIAKHYGIRILGPNVLGLMRPVAGFNASNYNSRVRAGNLALVSQSSALCTAMLDWADSKGIGFSSVVSVGEALDVEFGEILDYLVADNFTQGILLHVHHVHDARRFMSALRAAARTKPVVVVKSGRYEDDVTGLTHSSNLVESGDVFDAALSRAGVLRVSTIAQLFTAAKVLAANYRVQGRRLAIVTNGIGPGVLAADSAYMYGVELAKLSDATMTLLNDALPANWSHGNPVDIIGDASPVRFRTAVKVCLDDPNVDGVLVIFTPQAGTDHLTTAQLMVGLQRETTKPMFLSWLGDAKVSESRELFSKAKCAHFRAPEFAIEVFRNLASYHHNQQMLLQTPAPLEGAQVLPDVSGARAVIAAAQQQGRAVLSERESKQVLAAFNIPVNATRLARDADEAARLAADIGYPVVLKIDSPDIIYKSDVGGVELNIANEASLREAHAAILARAQAARPDARIEGISVQSMRKRRNARELMVGVTHDASFGPVITFGAGGIAVEVMQDRALSLPPVNHYLVERMIDKTRIGKVLGPFKNMPAVDMEALKSVLLHVSELVCELPEVREMDINPLMADEQGVLALDARIIVQLEAAARGKPYGHMAIMPYPMHMVHCSMLKDGTPVIIRPVRPEDAHMQQEFVRNLSEESRYNRYMSSIKQLSQSMLVRFTQLDYDREMALAMIREADGVEEQLAVARYVTDPDNESCEFALEVADHWQGKGIGVILMNALFDAAREQGLKVMVGEVLAGNKGMLKLMTRLGFVVQVHPEDRALTIVTKQLWQQPAAQAPQ